The Cetobacterium sp. 8H DNA window TATTTGAGGTAGCTCGTAGAAACTCTCCACCGTATCTGGAGTATATATGGTAATTTTATTCATTCTTTGCTTTAATATTAGTTTATCTTATCGTCTTTTGTCAAGTATTTTTAATTTTTTTTGCTTTTTACAAACAAAAAAAATATAATGGTGTAGTTACAAATTTAATCACGGGAGGAAATGTTTATGAAAAAATCTTTTGCAAGTGACAATTATAGTGGTGTTCATCCTAGAATTTTAGAAAAAATATCAGAAGTTAACCTTGGACATGTTTCAGCTTACGGAGCTGACGATGTAACAAAAGAAGCTATTAATGAAATTAAAAATATTTTCGGAGATGTAGAAGTTTTCTTCGTTTTTAATGGAACAGGTGCCAATGTTTTATCTTTAGAAGGACTTAAAAATAAAGTGTCCGCTGTTATTTGCCCAGAGAGTGCTCATATTGTTCAAGACGAAACTGGTGCTCCTTCTAAAATAACCGGTATGCAACTATTAACTGTTCCAAGTGATGACGGTAAATTAGATTTAGATGCAGCTGAAAAATGGCTAACTTTTAAAAATACTTTTCATAAACCTAATGCTGACATCATCTCTATTAGCCAAACAACTGAATCTGGAACTATCTATACTTTAGATGAGATTCGAGCAGTTTCTAAATTTGCTAAAAAACACAATATGTTTCTTCATATGGATGGAGCTAGAATTTCTAATGCGGCTGTGGCTTTAGGATGTTCATTTAAAGAAATGACTGGGGACTTAGGGGTTGATGTTTTATCTTTTGGTGGAACAAAAAATGGACTAATGTTTGGAGAAGCTATTATATTTTTCAACAAAGAACTAGCTAAAAATTTTGATTGGATAAGAAAACAAAATCTTCAACTTTATTCTAAAATGAGATTTTTATCTGCTCAATTTATTCCGTATGTAAAAGAAAACTTATGGTTTGAATGTGCTAAAAATGCAAATGATATTGCTAAATATTTGGAAAAAGAATTAATTTCTATCGATATTTCTATAACAAATGAAGTTTTAGCTAATGCTGTTTTTGCTATTCTTCCTCCTGAAATTATTCCTTCTTTACAAGAGCATTATCACTTCTATATATGGAATGAAAACAAGCATGAAGTGAGACTTGTAACCTCTTTTGATAGTACAAAAGAAGATGTAAATAATTTCATAAAAAAAATTAAAGAATTACTAGGAAAATAATTCTTTTCTATGATATAATTTATTTATAGTACAGGGAGTTTCCTTTTATTCTTTGTATGCTTTTTTTAAAAAATATTATTGATTTAATGAACTAAATGTGAAATAATATTACATATATTTCGCATTTCAATTCGAAAGGAGATTTGACTATGGGATTATTTGATTTCTTTAAAAAGAAAAAAGAGGATGAGTGGTTTAATATTTATTCACCACTAAACGGAAAAGTTATTCCTCTAAGCGAAATACCAGACGACGCTTTTTCACAAAAAATGATAGGAGATGGATGTGGAATTGATCCTACTGAAGGTTCAGTATGCGCACCTGTTGCTGGAGAAATTGATATTTTTGCAACTAACCACGCTGTTAGTTTTGAGGTTTCTAATGGACTTGAACTAATCGTTCACTTTGGAATTGACACAGTAAAATTAAATGGTGAAGGATTCACTAGAATTGCTGAGCCAGGATCAAATGTTGAGGTTAAAGATGAACTTATTAAATATGATTTAGCTTACATCAAAGAACATGCTAAATCTACTAAGACTCCTGTTATCATAGCTAATATGGACATTGTTGAAGCTATTGAAGTTGTTGCTTCTGGCGATGTTAAAGTAGGAGACCTTTTAATGAGAGTTAAAATCAAAAAGTAATTTTTAAGAAGGTGCCTCTTTGTATTAATATAAAGATGGCACCTTTCTTACTAAAATAAAAAAAGCATTACACGGATTTTTAAGGAGGAGAAAATGAGAGTATTAGATTTAAATTTAGTTACTGATGAAGTAGCTAGACTTTGTATTGAAGCTAACTACTTTATTGGTAGCGATGTTTTAAACAAAATCAAAGAGTGTCAAAAAACAGAAACAAGCGAATTAGGAAAGGTTATTTTAGGTCAGATCATTGAAAATGATGAGATTGCTGCAAATGATAATGTTCCTATGTGTCAAGACACTGGACTTGTTGTTGTATTTTTAGAAATTGGAACTGAAGTGAAGATTGATGGGGATATCTACGCTGCTGTTAATGCTGGAGTTGCAAAGGGGTATAAAGATGGATATCTAAGAAAATCTGTTATCAGACATCCTTTAGATAGAGTTAATACTCAAGATAATACTCCTGCTGTTATTCATACAAAACTTGTTCCAGGGTCTGATAAGGTTAAAATAATTGTTGCTCCAAAAGGTGGAGGTTCTGAAAACATGAGTGCTTTAAAAATGTTTAAACCTGCCGATGGAGTTAAAGCAATTAAAGAGTTTGTTGTTGATACAATTAAAAATGCTGGTGGAAACCCTTGCCCTCCTATCGTTGTTGGTGTAGGAATTGGTGGAAACTTTGAAAGATGTGCTGAACTTGCAAAAGAATCTCTTTTAAGAGAGATTGACGATGTAAACCCAGATCCTATTGCTGCTGCTTTAGAAGCTGAACTTTTAGAATTAGTAAACAATACTAATGTAGGTCCACAAGGTCTTGGAGGAACAACTACAGCTCTTGCTGTTAAAGTTGAGACTCAAGCTTGTCACTTCGCTTCATTACCTGTTGCTATTAATTTAAACTGCCATGCTGCTAGACACAAGGAGGTTACATTATGATCAAACTAACTACTCCGTTGAGAGATGAAGATATAAAAAATTTAAAGTCAGGAGATGCTGTAACTATAACTGGTGTTATATACACTGCTAGAGATGCCGCTCATGCTAGACTTGTAAAACTTTTAGAAGAAGGAAAAGAACTTCCTTTTGATGTAAAAGGTCAAATCATTTATTATGCTGGTCCTACACCTGCAAAACCTGGTCAACCTATTGGAAGCTGTGGTCCTACAACAAGTTATAGAATGGACTCTTACTCTCCTGCTATTTTAGATCAGGGATTAAAAGGGATGATTGGTAAAGGTGCTAGAGATTCTAAAGTTAAAGAATCTATCGTCAAAAATCACGCTGTTTACTTTGCTGCTGTAGGTGGAGCTGCTGCTCTTATCGCTAAATCTGTAAAAAGCAGTGAAATTATTGCTTATGAAGATTTAGGTGCTGAAGCTATAAGAAGATTAGAGGTTGTTGACTTCCCTGCTATTGTTATTAACGATTGCAATGGAAACGACCTTTATGAGATTGCTAGAAATAGCTCAAAATAAAATAAATTTAAAGGGGTAAGATATTATGTCTACAGTTTTTGAAAAATCATTAGAATTGCACGAAACTCATTTAGGTAAAATTGAGGTTATCTCAAAAGTTGCTGTTAAAAATAAAGAGGATTTAAGTTTAGCTTATTCTCCAGGAGTAGCAGCTCCTTGTTTAGCTATTAAAGAAAATGTTGAAAACGTTTATAAATATACATCTAAAGGAAATATGGTAGCTGTTGTTACTGACGGTTCAGCTGTTTTAGGTCTTGGAAATATCGGTCCTGAAGCTGCACTTCCTGTAATGGAAGGAAAAGCTATCCTTTTTAAAGAATTTGCAAATGTTGATGCTTTCCCAATATGCTTAGATACACAAGATACTGAAGAGATTATAAAAGCAGTGAAATTGATTGCTCCTGGTTTCGGAGGAATAAACTTAGAAGATATTTCTGCTCCTAGATGTGTAGAAATTGAAACGAGACTAAAAAATGAACTTGATATTCCTGTTTTCCATGATGATCAACATGGAACTGCAATAGTTGTTGTTGCTGCACTTATCAACTCATTTAAACTTGTTAATAAATCTTTTGAAACAGCTAAATTTATAGTGAGTGGTGCTGGAGCTGCAGGAAGTTCTATCATTAAACTACTTATCAAAATGGGTGCTAAAGATATCGTTGTAAATGATATCGATGGTATTATAAATAAAGATGATAAAGAAAACTATAATTTCTTAAAGGCTGAAATTGCTGAAATCACAAATCCAGAAAATATCAAAGGTGGACTTGCTGAGGCCGTTAAAGGTAGAGACGTATTCATTGGTGTTTCTGCAGCTAATATCCTTTCAGTAGACATGGTTAAAACTATGAATTCAGATGCTATTGTATTTGCTATGGCTAATCCTAGCCCTGAAATCATGCCTGAAGATGCTATTGCTGGTGGTGCAAAAATTGTAGGTACTGGAAGATCTGACTATCCAAATCAAGTTAATAATGTTTTAGCTTTCCCTGGTATCTTTAGAGGTGCTTTAGATGCTAAAGCTAAAAAAATAACAGAAGAGATGAAGATTGCTGCTGCTGTTGGTATTGCTAAGTTAGTTTCTGACGAGGAGTTAAATTCAGAATATGTTATCCCTAATGCTTTTGATTCAAGAGTAGCTACTGTTGTTGCTGATGAAGTAAAAAGAATTGCTAAAGAACAGAATATAACAAGATAATAAAAAAGGTTAGCTTTAAGCTAACCTTTTTTTACTTTCCATCCTCATCAACTTCGTTTTCTTGCCTCTCTTTTTTTATAACAAGCAATTGGTCTATCTTAAAGTTGTCTACATCCACTACTTCAAAACTATAATTATCATATTCTATAAAAGCACCTTTTTTTGGAATACTTTTTAACATATACATCATAAATCCTGCTATTGTTTCATAACTATCCTCTTCAGGGAAGGATTCAATTTCTAGAACTTTCTTTACATCTTCTACTGCTGTAACTCCATCTATAAGCCAAGATCCCTCTCCTCTTTTTATTATATACTCCTCTTGCATAGGATAAACAACATCTCCCATTAGAGTTGATACAACGTCATTTAAAGTTATTACTCCAACAACATGAGCATATTCATTCAGTATAACTGCAAAGTCTTCTCTTGCCTCGTTAAATCTATCTAACATATCTGATAAAGTTAATGTATTTGGAATTATCAATATATTTCTAATTGTTATCTCTTTTATATTTTGAAGACCACTTAACTCTCCCTTTAAAATTCTTGGAAGAATATCTTTTGATCCTACATATCCATATATTGAATCTATATCACTTTCACAAACTAAAAACTTTGAGTGAGGATATTCAGCTATTTTTTGCTTTATACTTTCTTCAGTTTCTTCAAGAGTAAAATAAACAATTTCATCTCTTGTTGTCATTGCAGAAGAAACCCATCTCTGCTCAAGCTCAAATACGTTCTCAATTAAATGATGTTCTTTTGTATGTACTACGCCCGCTTCAGCTCCTGCATCCACCATAGCAAATATATCATCATGTGTTATCATGTCTTCTCTTGAAGTTGGAGTATTGAAAATTTTAAATACTAAATTTGCTATTCCACTAAATACAAAAACAATTGGAGTTAAACATTTTATAGTTACACCCATAGAATTAACTAATGCTATTGCTATAGTTTCTGGATAAACCATCGCTAACCTTTTTGGTATTAAGTCTGCAAACTCTATAAAAGCTCCTGTTACAAAAGCAAAAGATATTAGAAAGCTCAATGTTGAGTTTGTTATATAATTACTTAAAAATGGTGTTAAAATTCCATCTCCAATTATACCGGCTAAGATTGCAACTATATTTAATCCTATTTGTACTGTTGTAAAAAAATTCCCCGGATTATTCTGCAAGTCTAAAACTTTTCTTGCTTTCTCATTTCCCTCATCAACTAAAAGTTGTAATTTTATTTTTCTCGCTCCGGCCAAAGATATTTCCGCCATTGAAAAAAACGCACTTATTAAAATCAAACAAAGTATTGATATTAATTTTCCTGTTATTCCCATATAATCTCTCCTTTAAATGTAGTCTCTGCCATTCCTGTCATAAATATTTCATCGTTGGCTTTCAGTTGGATCTTTAAAATTCCACCCTCTGTTTCTACATTAACTTTTTTTTCTACCAATCCTAATAGATTGGCTATAAATACCGATGAACAAGATCCCGTTCCACAAGCTAATGTTCTACCAGCACCTCTTTCCCAAGTTTTAATACGTATATTACTTCTATCTATCACCTCAATAAAATTTACATTTATTTTATTTGGAAAAATACTCATCTTTTCTATTTCTTCTCCAAAATTATTAGCTTCAATTTTTTCTAAATCCTCGCATATTATTACAGCATGGGGAACTCCTACCAATACTGCTGAGAATAATAATTCTTTATTTAAAACTTTTATTTTTTCATTTAAAATAACTTCTTTTTCTATAGCAACTGGTATCTCTTTCGGATTTAATTTAGCATTTCCCATAAATATAGTCACATCTATAACTTTTTCGTTTTCTATATTTAAATACGCTATTTTTATCCCATCTCCTGTTTCTATTTTCAATTCTTTTTTGTCTACTAATTTTTCCTCATAAACAAATTTTGAAAAACATCTGATTCCATTACCACACATCTCACCCATAGATCCATCAGAATTATAATAAACCATCTTTATATCAGCTATTTGGCTAGGTTCTGCAATCATTATTCCATCTCCACCTATTCCATAACGCCTATCACAAAGTACCTTTGCCATCTTAGAATAATCATTATAGCTATTTTTTATGCCATCAAACAATATAAAATCATTTCCTGCACCTTGCATTTTATTAAATTTCAAACTAATCACCTCATTAATAAATAGTTATCCTATTACTCTATATTTTACCTCATTGTTCCATTTAAAGCAAGTGCTTGTAATTTGTTTGATTAGACTTTACTTTTAATATATTTTGTGTTAGTATTTCTCTTGGTGTTATTCTAATACTCAACATAATAAACAGGGAGATTTTATGAACAAAGAAAGAGAAATCAAAAATCACGTCGAACTCCTTCATAAAGGAAACAAAGGTTTATATGCCCTTTCAATTCTAGTTGGTATTACAACTGGTATAACTGTCTCTATCTATAGATATGGTTTAAATTTGGCTGGGGATCTAAGAGATCACTTTTTGACAAAAGATGTTCTTTCTAATCCTTTGAAACTATTTTTTATCTGGTCTATATTTATAGCTATCGGTATTTTTGTTGATTATTTATCTCGAAAATTCCCAACAACTGGAGGAAGTGGTATTCCTCAAGTTAAAGCACTTATTCTAAGAAAACTAGATTATCTATTTTGGGTAAAAGAATTTGGGGTTAAATTCTTTGGTGGATTACTAGGGATTGGAGCCGGTTTATCTTTAGGAAGAGAAGGTCCATCTGTACAATTAGGTTCTTATCTTGGATATGGATGCTCTAAACTTTTTAAAAGAAATTATACTGACAACAAATATCTTGTAACTGCTGGATCTAGTGCTGGACTTTCTGGAGCTTTTGGAGCCCCTCTATCTGGAGTTATATTCAGTATGGAAGAACTTCATCGTTTCTTTTCATCTAAATTAATTGTTTGTACTTTTTTAGCAAGTATTTTCTCTAATTTTATATCTAGAAGAATATTTGACATGAATCCAGCATTTAGTTTAGCAACAAAGTATCCATCTAATACAAACCCATACTTACAATTTACTTTATTTATAATATTTGGGATTATTTTAGCATTTTTTGGAAAACTTTTTACTGTTTCACTAATTAAATCTCAAGATATTTTTAAAAATACGAAATTACCAAGGATAGTTAAAATTTCTTCTATTATGACACTATCTTTTATTATATGTTTTGTTATGCCTGATATGGCAGGTGGTGGACATCATCTTGTTGAAACATTACCTTTTAAGAATCAAACTATTTTATTTTTAATATTTATGTTTTTTATCAAGTTATTTTTTACTACTATATCTTATGCTACTGGATTTCAAGGTGGTATTTTTCTTCCAATGTTAGTACTAGGAGCTATTTTAGGTAAAATTTATGGACTTGCTTTAATCTCTATATTTGGTTTCACTCCAGACTTCATCATCCATTATATGATACTGGGAATGGCTGGTTACTTTGTAGCTGTTGTAAGAGCACCCATTACTGGGGTTATTCTTATACTTGAAATGACTGGTAGTTTTGATCATCTACTAGCTATTGCGACTGTTTCAATCGTTGCTTATTATGTTACTGAGCTTTTAAAATTAGAGCCTATCTATGAAATTCTTTATGAGAGAATGCCTAAATTTAAAACTGAAGATGATTTAGAAGAGGAAAAACATGAACAATTAGAAAAAACACTTATCTGTATTCCTGTTGCTGCTGAATCTGAATTTGATGAAAAACTTATTAAAGATATCAGCTGGCCAAAGAATACTCTTGTTGTAGCAATTAGAAGAGCTGAAACAGAGTATATTCCAAAAGGAAATACAAAGATTTTAGCTGGGGATGTTTTAGTTCTATTGCTCCCTAAAAAACAAGCTAGTAAAATAAATGAAGAGTTATTCAAAATGGGAACAGTTCACTGATCTTCAAAATAATTTATTGACTTTTTTGAGAAATGATTATACTATTAAATGACACATGTATTTTATAGGAGGTCTATTATGAATAGAATAGAAGGTAAAATTGCCTTAGTTACTGGTGGGGCTAGAGGAATAGGAAGAACTATAGTTGAAAAACTAGCTTCTGAAGGTGCTGAACTAGTTATCTCTTGTGATATGGGAGAGGCAACTTTTGAACAAACAAATGTTAGACATGAAATTTTAAATGTAACAGATAGAGAAGCTATTAAAGAGCTTGTAAAAAGAATAAAAGACGAGTTTGGAAGAATTGATATTCTAGTTAACAATGCTGGAATAACAAAAGATGGTCCTTTCGTTAGAATGAGCGAAGAGGCTTGGGATGCTGTAATTAATGTTAATCTAAAAGGTGTTTTTAATGTTACTCAAGCTGTTGCACCTTTAATGACAAAAAATAAAAAAGGATCAATAGTTACAATTTCATCTGTTGTAGGACTATATGGAAATATAGGACAAGCTAACTATTCAGCTACTAAAGGTGGAGTTATCGCTATGACAAAAACTTGGTCTAAAGAATTAGCTAGAAAAGGAGCTCAAGTTAGAGCGAACTGTGTAGCACCAGGATTTATCTCTACTCCAATGACTGATATTTTACCTGAAGATGTTATTCAAGGTATGCTTGATAGAACATCTCTAGGAAAACTAGGAATGCCTGAAGATATTGCAAATGCTGTTTTATTTTTAGCAAGTGATGAATCTTCTTATATAACTGGGCAAACTATCGAAGTTAGTGGTGGATTAGCTTTATAATTTAAGAAATGATTTCAAGGCAAGAATAAACACTATTCTTGTCTTTTTTATTTAGGAGGATTCAATGAGAAAAAAAATTACCTTGCTTTTATCAATATCAACTATTTTTTTAGGATGTTTTATAGTTGGTAAGGATTTTTATATAAAATCTATTTTAACAGAAAATCTGTCTAATACTTTCAAGCAAGATGTAACAATTACATATGCGCATTTAAGTATTCTTTCACAAAAGATTAGCTTAAAAAATACAACTTTTAATAAAACTGGTATTTCAATAAAGAATGCTAATTTTGATATTAATTTTAAAGATTTTTTTAATAGTAGTGATTTAAATATTAAAACTTTAAATCTAGATAGTATATCTTTAGTTGAGAAATCAAAAAATAAAGATATGCTTGAAGACCCTAAGAGTGAACCATTAGTTGATAATTCCGTTGAAGCATTTTTTAAAGAGATCGAAAGAAAGACCTCTATTAAAGATAATTTTTCTAGAATATTTTCATCTAACTTCGATAAGTCAAAAGTTGTAAGCTCTGTTTCAGAAAATCTAATGAATTTTTTGCTTAATAACACAGACTATATAGATGTTATTATTCAAAAAGAAACTAACCTTATTTTAAAAGATGATATCTCTAAAATTTCAATTTTTTATAAAGAGTTTATGCAAAATTTAGAAAATGAGAAATTTAATCCTACAATTAAAAGAGAAATAACAATTGATAGATTAAATTTTAACGGTAATATTAACAATTTTTCTTTTGATGGTAATATTGAAAATTTAACTAATAATTTTTCTAAAGCTACCGCTTTACCAATTATGGTTAATCTTAGCCAAGGAGATGCTAAAGGACAAATTTTTGGAAATATCAATTTAAATCTTTTAAACGGTTCTTTATATTTAAAATTTTTTAATTTTGATTTAAACAGACTCCCTATTTTATCAAAATATGTTTTACAAGGAAATATCTCTTTTGTGGAAGTTATAAATATTAATAGATCTATGATATCTATTAACGGTTCTTCCGATATTTCAAATCTTATAATAAAAAAAGATTCTATTATTGATAATTTAAAAACGAATAATTTAAATAAAGAGATTTTAAATAGCATTATCACAGTAAGTGAGAGCAACTTAAATAAAATTACTATTTCTAATAATTTTTCAACAACATCTAATATTATTGGAATTAAAACTTCTCTACCTGGGCAGCTTAGAGGCTCTTTAATAAAAAATAGAACCGAGCTTACGAAAGCTTTTGAAAAGGCCATTGAAAATCACTATAATGATTCTTTTCAAGAGAAAAAAAATAATTTTAAAAACTTTTTTAAGAGTATAAAAGATATTTTTTAAAATTTCTACTTGTATTTAAAGTTTTTTAATGATATAATTATTCTAGTCACAAGTGTTGTGGCAGGAGCCTTATGGCGTATTATTATCGAACCGTGTCAGATCTGGAAGGAAGCAGCACTAAGGTATTTAATGCGGGTATAAGTTTACTCTTGTTATAGCCTTGTGACCTTTTTATTTTTTAAAATAAACTTATTAAAAACTATAAAAAAAAGCCAGATTTAAATCTGGCTTTTAAATTTATCTTTTGATTCTCTCTACATATTCGTTTGATCTAGTATCAATCTTGATCCACTCATCTTGCTCTACGAATAGAGGAACTTGAATTTCAAATCCTGTATTGATTTTAGCTGACTTCATTACTTTTCCTGAAGTATCTCCTCTTAATCCTGGCTCTGTATAAGTTATTTGTCTCTCAACAAATGTAGGTAACTCTACTGCAACTGGAGTTGACTCATAGTAAACAACCTCTAATTCCATTCCTTCTTCTAAATAGTTTAAAGCGTCTCCTAAATCCTCATCTTTTAACTCGATTTGATCCCAAGTTTCTGGGTTAGAGAATACATAGAAATCTCCATCGTTATAAGAGTATACTGCTTTAACTTTATCTAATCTGATATCGTCCATTTTATCGTCAGCTTTGTAAATAGAATCTGATATATTTCCATTTAATAAGTTCTTCATTTTGTACTTCATCATAGCTGAGTTTCTTCCTGATTTGTTATATTCTGCTTTTAGAATTACATAAGGTTCGTTTCCGATTCTTACTGTACTTCCTGCTCTTAATTCTTGAGCGTTTTTCATAATTAAACCTCCTAATATTTTAAAATAAATCTATTTAATTTATCTATAAGATTACACTTAGAAATAATAAACTCTGAGTATTTTTCAGAAAATTTCTTAATCTCTTCAAAATTTTTGAAAAAATCATTGAAATTCTCAGAACCAATCTCAAAAGAATTACTTTCTCTGAAATTATAATCTTTTAATAGCTTCGTATATTCTTCTAAAAAGTCTATATCTTCCTTTTTTAGAACTTCTTTAAATCTGTCTATGAAACCTTCTATCTTATCCATATGTGCTAACTCTTCTTGGAGATATATATGCCAAACAAAAGGCTTTCCTGTAAGTAATGCTCTTATGAAAGAGTCTTCTCCTCTTACAAAATTATAATCAACTATATTTATTAACTCTTCATACTCTTCTTGTTCCAAAAATGGCATAAATTTAATTGTTATATTTTTTATATTATAAGTTTCATCATCTAATTTTACAACATCTATTTTTTTGAATAGTTCTAAAAAGCTAATTTGACTTTTTTCTCCTAATATCAACAAACAATTTTGTTTACCATTATTTATTAAGGCATCCACTAATGGAAAGAAATTTTTTTCATAGCTAAAGACTGTTCCCAATAACATATCTTTATAATCTAAACCTTTCAAATATTTTTCTAAATAGATCTCTTTATTAGATAAAACTTTGTTTTTTCTTTCTAAAAAAAGACTATCTACGATTACTCCACCAGTTTTTTCTGTAAAACCAGGCATAAAGAAATATTTCTTTAATTTAGGAGCTCCCATTTGAGATTCCATCAAGTGTACATCTTCTATCCATTCTTCTCCAGATAGATATTCTAAGTTTATTAAAATAGATGATTGCTCCTTAGCTTTTTCCAAATACTCCCCTAAAACGTTACACCCAAAGGCCTCTATTATAACATTTGCAGGAGAAAAAGTACATACATTTTTAGCTAAAAAATCCTCTGTCATATAAATAATATCGTCTATTTCTTGACATTCAATATTTTTTGCTTTTTTATTTATTTTTAAAAACTCATCAAGTCTATTTAAAACAACTCTTATTTTAACTTCATCTCCATGAATTTTTTTCATCTCTTTTGCTAATCTATAAACAACTCCGATATCCCCATAATTATCTATTATCTCACAGAAAATATCTAAACTTCCAATTAACATTAATTCACCTTTATTCCTGTTCTTTTAAAATAATCTTTTTTTGCATGCTGGACCCAATTAGGTCTAGCAATCATAGCTCTTCCTACAGCAACTAGGTCCAACATATCATTTTCTATTAGATAACTTGCCTGTTCCTCTGTCTTTATATTTCTCACACCTATAACAGGAATTTTTACATATTTTTTTATCTCTACACCCATATAAACAACCCAGTCTAGTTGAAATTCTTCTGGAACATCTACTTTTTCCAATTGTTTTTTTTCTGGATCCGGAACTCCAGAAGACACATGTATCAAATCTACTCCTATTTTTTCCAAATATTTAGCAATTTCTATTCCATCCTCTAATGTTGGTTCATTTCCACCCATTCTATATCCAAGAATAAAATCATCACAAAATAAATCTTTTGTCTTTTCTACTAGCTCTTTTGTAAAAAACATTCTTTTTTCAAAAGTCCCGCCATATTTATCCTCTCTTGTATTCCAAAGTCTTGAATTAAGTTGAGATAATAAATAGGTGTGTGCTCCATGTATTTCTATTCCATCAAATCCTGCTTTTTTAGCTCTTTCAAATGCATCTACAAATTTTTGCAATATATCATCTAAAACTTTTTCTGAAACTGTTGCAATTTCATCTTTAAATCCTGCATGATGAATCTGAATTAGCATAGGAACATTATATTTTTTTCCAATTTCTGCAATTTTAGAAAGTCCTTCAATAAAAGAGTCATCCCAAATTCCAATTTGATTATCTCTTAATTTTCCGTCTTCAGAGACACAGCTCGCCTCTACAATTATAAGTCCCGTTTCTCCTTCAGCTACATCTTTATACCACTCTAAAAGTTCTTCAGTCACATATCCGTCTTTACCAACCATTGAAAATCTAACAAGTGGAGGTAACACAACTCTATTTTTTAAATCTATATTCTTTATTTTTAAAGGAGTAAATAAATTTATCATTTTTCCTCTCTTTCAT harbors:
- a CDS encoding low specificity L-threonine aldolase, producing the protein MKKSFASDNYSGVHPRILEKISEVNLGHVSAYGADDVTKEAINEIKNIFGDVEVFFVFNGTGANVLSLEGLKNKVSAVICPESAHIVQDETGAPSKITGMQLLTVPSDDGKLDLDAAEKWLTFKNTFHKPNADIISISQTTESGTIYTLDEIRAVSKFAKKHNMFLHMDGARISNAAVALGCSFKEMTGDLGVDVLSFGGTKNGLMFGEAIIFFNKELAKNFDWIRKQNLQLYSKMRFLSAQFIPYVKENLWFECAKNANDIAKYLEKELISIDISITNEVLANAVFAILPPEIIPSLQEHYHFYIWNENKHEVRLVTSFDSTKEDVNNFIKKIKELLGK
- a CDS encoding PTS glucose transporter subunit IIA: MGLFDFFKKKKEDEWFNIYSPLNGKVIPLSEIPDDAFSQKMIGDGCGIDPTEGSVCAPVAGEIDIFATNHAVSFEVSNGLELIVHFGIDTVKLNGEGFTRIAEPGSNVEVKDELIKYDLAYIKEHAKSTKTPVIIANMDIVEAIEVVASGDVKVGDLLMRVKIKK
- a CDS encoding fumarate hydratase — translated: MRVLDLNLVTDEVARLCIEANYFIGSDVLNKIKECQKTETSELGKVILGQIIENDEIAANDNVPMCQDTGLVVVFLEIGTEVKIDGDIYAAVNAGVAKGYKDGYLRKSVIRHPLDRVNTQDNTPAVIHTKLVPGSDKVKIIVAPKGGGSENMSALKMFKPADGVKAIKEFVVDTIKNAGGNPCPPIVVGVGIGGNFERCAELAKESLLREIDDVNPDPIAAALEAELLELVNNTNVGPQGLGGTTTALAVKVETQACHFASLPVAINLNCHAARHKEVTL
- a CDS encoding Fe-S-containing hydro-lyase, producing the protein MIKLTTPLRDEDIKNLKSGDAVTITGVIYTARDAAHARLVKLLEEGKELPFDVKGQIIYYAGPTPAKPGQPIGSCGPTTSYRMDSYSPAILDQGLKGMIGKGARDSKVKESIVKNHAVYFAAVGGAAALIAKSVKSSEIIAYEDLGAEAIRRLEVVDFPAIVINDCNGNDLYEIARNSSK
- a CDS encoding NADP-dependent malic enzyme; this encodes MSTVFEKSLELHETHLGKIEVISKVAVKNKEDLSLAYSPGVAAPCLAIKENVENVYKYTSKGNMVAVVTDGSAVLGLGNIGPEAALPVMEGKAILFKEFANVDAFPICLDTQDTEEIIKAVKLIAPGFGGINLEDISAPRCVEIETRLKNELDIPVFHDDQHGTAIVVVAALINSFKLVNKSFETAKFIVSGAGAAGSSIIKLLIKMGAKDIVVNDIDGIINKDDKENYNFLKAEIAEITNPENIKGGLAEAVKGRDVFIGVSAANILSVDMVKTMNSDAIVFAMANPSPEIMPEDAIAGGAKIVGTGRSDYPNQVNNVLAFPGIFRGALDAKAKKITEEMKIAAAVGIAKLVSDEELNSEYVIPNAFDSRVATVVADEVKRIAKEQNITR
- a CDS encoding hemolysin family protein, producing MGITGKLISILCLILISAFFSMAEISLAGARKIKLQLLVDEGNEKARKVLDLQNNPGNFFTTVQIGLNIVAILAGIIGDGILTPFLSNYITNSTLSFLISFAFVTGAFIEFADLIPKRLAMVYPETIAIALVNSMGVTIKCLTPIVFVFSGIANLVFKIFNTPTSREDMITHDDIFAMVDAGAEAGVVHTKEHHLIENVFELEQRWVSSAMTTRDEIVYFTLEETEESIKQKIAEYPHSKFLVCESDIDSIYGYVGSKDILPRILKGELSGLQNIKEITIRNILIIPNTLTLSDMLDRFNEAREDFAVILNEYAHVVGVITLNDVVSTLMGDVVYPMQEEYIIKRGEGSWLIDGVTAVEDVKKVLEIESFPEEDSYETIAGFMMYMLKSIPKKGAFIEYDNYSFEVVDVDNFKIDQLLVIKKERQENEVDEDGK
- the dapF gene encoding diaminopimelate epimerase, giving the protein MKFNKMQGAGNDFILFDGIKNSYNDYSKMAKVLCDRRYGIGGDGIMIAEPSQIADIKMVYYNSDGSMGEMCGNGIRCFSKFVYEEKLVDKKELKIETGDGIKIAYLNIENEKVIDVTIFMGNAKLNPKEIPVAIEKEVILNEKIKVLNKELLFSAVLVGVPHAVIICEDLEKIEANNFGEEIEKMSIFPNKINVNFIEVIDRSNIRIKTWERGAGRTLACGTGSCSSVFIANLLGLVEKKVNVETEGGILKIQLKANDEIFMTGMAETTFKGEIIWE